Proteins encoded within one genomic window of Amycolatopsis nigrescens CSC17Ta-90:
- a CDS encoding DMT family transporter, with product MDVVALLAAGLFIGCLLAVQASVNLQLSNAVKTPYGASTLQLTVATVLLAVLAVAVGTIGAVQLIGDVEWWHLLGGLASPLYITSGILLFPRLGALTAVGLFVTGQMFASLALDLFGLIGVARQPLTIGMVLGALAVLAGITVIIRGQQAAAAKPKPAPQSVGAMHKPAVPVGHVGWILLGLIAGAVLPIQGAVNAKLRQDLQAPITVAMISFIVATLTIVVVLALMRASRRTPAPQLRPLKRMPWWGWLGGACAATYVTGTFLLIPEIGAATTVALAVTGQQAASALIDGFGWFRMPKRTLTPPRLIGLSLLIVGSILVQLA from the coding sequence ATGGATGTGGTGGCGTTACTGGCGGCCGGTCTGTTCATCGGCTGCCTGCTCGCGGTTCAGGCCTCGGTCAACCTCCAACTGAGCAATGCGGTCAAGACTCCGTACGGCGCATCCACCCTGCAGCTGACGGTCGCCACCGTCCTGCTCGCGGTGCTGGCCGTCGCGGTCGGGACGATCGGCGCGGTTCAGCTGATCGGGGACGTCGAGTGGTGGCATCTGCTCGGCGGGCTCGCCAGCCCGCTCTACATCACCAGCGGAATCCTGCTGTTCCCCCGGCTCGGCGCACTCACCGCCGTCGGGCTGTTCGTCACCGGGCAGATGTTCGCCTCGCTTGCCCTGGACCTGTTCGGGCTGATCGGGGTCGCCAGGCAGCCGCTCACCATCGGCATGGTGCTGGGCGCGCTGGCCGTGCTCGCCGGGATCACCGTGATCATCCGTGGTCAGCAGGCGGCCGCCGCCAAGCCGAAGCCGGCCCCGCAGTCGGTGGGGGCCATGCACAAACCCGCCGTCCCGGTCGGGCACGTCGGCTGGATCCTGCTCGGCCTGATCGCCGGTGCCGTGCTGCCCATCCAGGGCGCGGTCAACGCCAAGCTGCGCCAGGATCTTCAGGCGCCGATCACGGTGGCGATGATCAGCTTCATTGTCGCCACCCTGACCATCGTCGTGGTGCTCGCGCTGATGCGCGCCTCGCGGCGCACCCCGGCGCCGCAGCTGCGACCGCTCAAGCGGATGCCGTGGTGGGGCTGGCTCGGCGGTGCCTGCGCGGCCACCTACGTGACCGGCACCTTCTTGCTCATCCCGGAAATCGGCGCCGCGACGACCGTGGCGCTGGCCGTCACCGGGCAGCAGGCCGCCTCGGCGCTGATCGACGGCTTCGGCTGGTTCCGGATGCCGAAACGCACGCTCACCCCGCCGCGCCTGATCGGCCTCAGCCTGCTCATCGTCGGCTCGATCCTGGTGCAACTGGCGTGA
- a CDS encoding iron-containing redox enzyme family protein: MSAPDTADIQRALYRYNRSVPDAAGYAELLDLERRWVVRRVAEYEAAAPRFGTLTEVLAALGDRLTEEERSGPTEDEVFLAERATLDQFKVVVAEFAVDGLVESQSHLAIVPRLPAKVRTCVLRVLIDEFGCGNDAQEHAQLYTALVEELGMPTDPETYVDSVSAQCLAFVNQFHWLAGRAPSPEYFLGAYAYFEASVLYAFRCYAAACERLGIRNGRYYSEHLHIDSFHSKQMRGAIRALEQYRPVDLRKVWAGIELSSAIAAEATAAAIGRARQLVSVR, from the coding sequence ATGAGCGCACCGGACACCGCGGATATCCAGCGTGCGCTCTACCGGTACAACCGTTCGGTTCCGGACGCGGCAGGCTACGCCGAGCTGCTCGATCTGGAGCGGCGCTGGGTGGTGCGCCGCGTCGCGGAGTACGAGGCCGCCGCACCCCGGTTCGGCACCCTGACCGAGGTGCTGGCTGCCCTGGGGGACCGGCTCACCGAGGAGGAGCGGTCCGGGCCGACCGAGGACGAGGTCTTCCTGGCCGAGCGGGCCACTCTCGACCAGTTCAAGGTGGTGGTCGCCGAGTTCGCGGTGGACGGGCTGGTCGAGTCGCAGTCGCACCTTGCGATCGTGCCGCGGCTTCCGGCGAAGGTCCGCACGTGCGTGCTGCGCGTGCTGATCGACGAGTTCGGCTGCGGCAACGACGCGCAGGAACACGCCCAGCTGTACACGGCACTGGTCGAGGAACTGGGGATGCCGACCGATCCAGAGACCTATGTGGACAGTGTCTCGGCGCAGTGCCTGGCGTTCGTCAACCAGTTCCACTGGCTGGCCGGCAGGGCGCCGTCGCCGGAGTACTTCCTCGGCGCCTACGCGTACTTCGAGGCGAGTGTGCTCTACGCGTTCCGGTGCTATGCCGCGGCCTGCGAACGGCTCGGCATCCGGAACGGCCGCTACTACAGCGAGCACCTGCACATCGACAGCTTCCACAGCAAGCAGATGCGGGGTGCGATCCGGGCGCTGGAGCAGTACCGGCCGGTTGACCTCCGCAAGGTCTGGGCCGGGATCGAGTTGAGCAGTGCGATAGCCGCGGAGGCCACCGCCGCGGCCATCGGCAGGGCACGGCAACTGGTGAGTGTCCGGTGA
- a CDS encoding DsbA family oxidoreductase, with product MPAKALADTDLTPPPGVITIFSDIWCSFAHIAVYRLHVTRKRLGLERRVLFDHRAFPLELLNDAPSPRSGTDSEVGRMGQQEPAAGWQLWQAKEYLYPSTTLPALEAVQAAKDQGLAAAEQLDLALRRAFWAESRCISNRKVILDAADSTGVVDIRALTEALDHGTARRALSEDAAISATERVDCSPHLFLPDGSDHANPGIEVRWEGDYGVGWPVVTQDDPAAFEELLKKAAV from the coding sequence GTGCCCGCGAAAGCCCTTGCCGACACCGACCTGACCCCGCCGCCGGGTGTGATCACCATCTTTTCCGATATCTGGTGCTCGTTCGCCCATATCGCGGTGTACCGCTTGCACGTCACCCGGAAGCGGCTCGGACTGGAGAGACGGGTGTTGTTCGACCACCGGGCCTTCCCGCTCGAACTGCTCAACGACGCACCCAGCCCGCGGTCGGGCACCGACAGCGAAGTCGGCCGGATGGGCCAGCAGGAGCCCGCGGCCGGCTGGCAGCTGTGGCAGGCGAAGGAGTACCTGTACCCGTCCACGACGCTCCCGGCGCTGGAGGCGGTGCAGGCCGCCAAAGACCAGGGGCTGGCCGCCGCCGAGCAGCTCGACCTCGCGCTGCGCCGCGCGTTCTGGGCGGAGTCGCGGTGCATCAGCAACCGCAAGGTGATCCTGGATGCCGCCGATTCCACCGGGGTGGTGGACATCCGCGCGCTCACCGAGGCACTCGACCACGGCACGGCTCGAAGGGCCCTCTCCGAGGACGCCGCGATCTCGGCGACCGAGCGGGTCGACTGCAGCCCCCACCTGTTCCTGCCGGACGGTTCGGACCACGCGAACCCGGGCATCGAGGTCCGCTGGGAAGGCGACTACGGCGTTGGCTGGCCGGTGGTCACCCAGGACGATCCGGCCGCCTTCGAGGAACTGCTGAAGAAAGCGGCCGTTTGA
- a CDS encoding Rieske (2Fe-2S) protein has translation MRQVTETEIEVEVDGRRIVVQSECPHRKGRLRFGFVNERRLSITCPLHYSTFDLLTGRQLSGPACGPLRVRPRPAGAESC, from the coding sequence GTGCGCCAGGTGACGGAGACCGAGATCGAGGTCGAGGTCGACGGCAGGCGGATCGTCGTGCAGAGCGAGTGCCCGCACCGCAAGGGCCGCTTGCGGTTCGGGTTCGTCAACGAACGCAGGCTGAGCATCACCTGCCCGTTGCACTACTCCACCTTCGACCTGCTCACCGGCCGCCAGCTGAGCGGTCCGGCGTGCGGGCCGCTCCGAGTACGCCCCCGTCCCGCCGGGGCGGAGTCGTGCTGA
- a CDS encoding dihydrodipicolinate synthase family protein has protein sequence MYSGTIVPLVTPLDVDGAVSARSVDRLVESVHQDVTALMPALSTGEGWQLSDRQWADMVALTRRHSRGLPVLAGVQAPTTEAVLARAKLGEELGVAAVVVGTPYGRAVTQDEIYRHYRALAAELATPMFIYNESAVSGNSAELETLLGVLALPGVVGVKESSGSPEFTGRVLRANPPVPVFQGWENLLADTPGVAGFIGPLANLEPDLCNGMLNDPVPDGQARVDEACARFELFADDWYLRVKRELVRRGVITTDRVVDEPKVRT, from the coding sequence ATGTACTCAGGAACGATCGTGCCGCTGGTGACCCCGCTGGACGTGGACGGCGCTGTCTCCGCGCGGAGCGTGGACCGGCTGGTGGAGTCGGTGCACCAGGACGTCACAGCACTCATGCCCGCGCTCAGCACCGGCGAAGGCTGGCAGCTGTCCGACCGGCAGTGGGCCGACATGGTGGCGTTGACCAGGCGGCACAGCAGGGGACTGCCGGTGCTCGCCGGCGTCCAGGCACCCACCACCGAAGCGGTGCTGGCGCGGGCGAAGCTGGGGGAGGAGCTGGGGGTCGCGGCAGTGGTGGTCGGCACGCCGTACGGGCGCGCTGTCACGCAGGACGAGATCTACCGGCACTACCGCGCCCTGGCGGCCGAGCTGGCCACGCCGATGTTCATCTACAACGAGTCCGCGGTGTCGGGGAACAGCGCGGAACTGGAGACCCTGCTCGGGGTGCTGGCGCTGCCCGGGGTCGTGGGGGTGAAGGAGTCCAGCGGTTCACCCGAGTTCACCGGGCGGGTGCTGCGAGCGAATCCGCCGGTACCGGTGTTCCAGGGGTGGGAGAACCTGCTGGCCGACACCCCCGGGGTCGCGGGGTTCATCGGCCCGCTGGCCAATCTGGAACCGGATCTGTGCAACGGAATGCTCAATGATCCGGTTCCGGACGGGCAGGCCAGGGTGGACGAGGCGTGTGCCAGGTTCGAGCTGTTCGCCGACGACTGGTACCTCCGGGTCAAGCGCGAACTCGTCCGGCGCGGCGTGATCACCACCGATCGAGTGGTGGACGAGCCCAAGGTGCGGACATGA
- a CDS encoding MBL fold metallo-hydrolase has translation MLSNLRSPYLALPGVHALPSHLPLGELGLLPVNAYLVQGSEPVLVDTGMAIDRGAFEEALWSLVDPRDLRWIVLTHDDRDHAGNLKEVLMAAPNATVIANGLAVSRLGEEWDVPAHRVRTVNPGRTLHLGDRSFTVIRPPSYDSPSTIAVYEHGNRALFSADSFGTVLEDMADNANEVNEQDYLTGMSLFTRANAPWTALADQSKWDSALAEVRGLGPSTVLSSHGPTATGRTQHLLETVRGVPSADPWLPEEDIEVEAVLDRYETQPLPD, from the coding sequence GTGTTGTCCAACCTGCGTAGCCCCTACCTCGCCCTGCCGGGCGTGCACGCACTGCCGTCCCACCTCCCGCTCGGCGAGCTCGGGCTGCTCCCGGTCAACGCCTACCTCGTGCAGGGCTCGGAACCCGTGCTGGTGGACACCGGCATGGCGATCGACCGGGGCGCCTTCGAGGAGGCGCTGTGGTCACTGGTCGACCCGCGGGACCTCCGCTGGATCGTGCTCACCCACGACGACCGCGACCACGCCGGGAATCTCAAGGAGGTGCTGATGGCCGCGCCGAACGCGACCGTGATCGCGAACGGCCTCGCCGTCTCCCGGCTCGGCGAGGAATGGGATGTGCCAGCGCATCGCGTGCGCACGGTCAACCCCGGCCGCACCCTGCACCTCGGCGACCGGAGTTTCACCGTGATCCGGCCGCCGTCCTACGACTCGCCGTCCACCATCGCGGTCTACGAACACGGCAACCGCGCGCTGTTCTCGGCGGACAGCTTCGGCACCGTGCTCGAGGACATGGCGGACAACGCCAACGAGGTCAACGAGCAGGACTACCTCACCGGGATGTCGCTGTTCACCAGGGCGAACGCGCCATGGACGGCGCTGGCCGATCAGTCCAAATGGGACAGTGCGCTGGCGGAGGTTCGCGGACTCGGGCCCAGCACGGTGCTCAGCTCGCACGGCCCCACCGCGACCGGCCGGACTCAGCACCTGCTCGAAACCGTCCGCGGCGTGCCCTCCGCGGATCCTTGGCTGCCCGAAGAGGACATCGAGGTCGAGGCCGTGCTCGACCGCTACGAAACCCAGCCGCTGCCCGACTGA
- a CDS encoding TetR/AcrR family transcriptional regulator codes for MVNNGHRPADRPSADAPATAPGRISLDLVGQEGTGRKERADATRNRVKVLEAAERLFATVDPRSVTMEDIASAAGVGRATLYRRYPSPSSVAVALLDEHERQLQHELIRGAPPLGPGAAPAERLAAFYESMINLLDQHLQLALGAESGASRLATGAYRFWRLHVLELLRQAGIEGAESLVDSLLAPLSPEVYRYQRDERGQTREQITDALQLLARRLLPRPRG; via the coding sequence ATGGTCAACAACGGCCACCGGCCTGCCGACAGGCCCAGTGCCGACGCCCCGGCAACAGCCCCGGGACGGATCTCGCTCGACCTCGTCGGCCAGGAAGGGACCGGCCGCAAGGAGCGCGCGGACGCCACCCGCAACCGGGTGAAGGTCCTGGAGGCCGCGGAGCGGCTGTTCGCCACGGTCGATCCGCGCAGCGTCACGATGGAGGACATCGCCAGCGCGGCCGGGGTCGGACGGGCGACCTTGTACCGGCGATACCCCAGTCCCAGCTCGGTCGCGGTGGCCCTGCTCGACGAGCACGAGCGCCAGCTGCAGCACGAGCTGATCCGGGGCGCACCGCCGCTCGGCCCCGGAGCCGCCCCCGCCGAGCGCCTCGCCGCCTTCTACGAGTCGATGATCAACTTGCTCGACCAGCATCTGCAACTCGCACTGGGCGCGGAGTCCGGCGCCTCCAGGCTGGCGACCGGGGCCTACCGGTTCTGGCGGCTGCACGTGCTCGAACTGCTCCGCCAGGCCGGGATCGAGGGCGCCGAGTCCCTTGTGGACAGTCTGCTCGCACCGCTCTCCCCCGAGGTCTACCGCTACCAGCGCGACGAGCGCGGGCAGACCAGGGAGCAGATCACCGACGCGCTGCAACTGCTCGCCCGGCGCCTGTTGCCGCGGCCGCGTGGCTGA
- a CDS encoding pentapeptide repeat-containing protein: MGRAWSRPDLPDGAHRELNVRLHLLHARSGHLSSRRVAAWIQHRFGTKGPSHTHVRAVLSGTELPDITRTLRVAEAMLAAVPRQRDPDAVLDEVDALWQAAWDEKTRSPEPAPPAAEPERLVLQGSDDSGSSQRVPGYAVKAVNAGKTYAVQGSREFALMNPDLWFRTPEDAEARSFTRAKVETMFQGVGAQPPGTRHRARRRSKEVLALFRPPDWRIADPPQIPSALWEDRTSCGALEGIRAARTVLSDFHKLLAKTRANAPAEQGEAFRGMVALARANPLLGAEVARVLCQYLRRPYLQDEHEVRLEAQRLLGAHLNSLPSGGRLSPEIEVDLSGATLIDLDWHGCTVPEAARFRQAYFAGDTRFDGATFLGDAEFTGATFPRAPSFQHVIINKAARFTTVVFYAGATFSGALFRNEVFFDDDADVELSDAAAARPSTPLRGRRWPAGWTTVPDHGQPWEELTRCTPDRSERTEPVSPRH, translated from the coding sequence GTGGGCAGAGCGTGGAGCCGTCCGGACCTGCCGGACGGTGCGCACCGGGAGCTCAACGTCAGGCTGCACCTGCTGCACGCCCGGTCCGGGCACCTGAGCAGCCGCCGGGTCGCGGCCTGGATCCAGCACCGCTTCGGCACCAAAGGCCCTTCCCACACCCATGTCCGCGCGGTGCTGTCCGGGACCGAGCTGCCCGACATCACCCGCACCCTGCGGGTCGCCGAGGCGATGCTCGCCGCCGTGCCGCGCCAGCGCGATCCGGACGCCGTCCTGGACGAGGTCGACGCCCTGTGGCAGGCGGCATGGGACGAGAAAACCCGCTCCCCCGAACCCGCTCCCCCAGCCGCCGAGCCGGAGCGCCTCGTGCTGCAGGGCTCGGATGACTCCGGGTCGAGTCAACGAGTCCCGGGATATGCGGTCAAAGCCGTCAATGCGGGGAAGACCTACGCGGTACAGGGCTCCCGGGAATTCGCACTGATGAATCCTGATCTCTGGTTCCGCACGCCCGAGGACGCCGAAGCGCGGAGCTTCACCCGCGCCAAGGTGGAAACGATGTTCCAGGGCGTCGGCGCTCAGCCGCCGGGGACCCGGCATCGGGCTCGGCGGCGCTCCAAGGAAGTGCTCGCCCTGTTCCGCCCGCCCGACTGGCGCATCGCCGATCCACCCCAGATCCCGAGTGCGCTCTGGGAAGACCGGACCTCCTGCGGTGCCCTCGAGGGAATCCGCGCTGCCCGCACCGTCCTGAGCGACTTCCACAAGCTGCTGGCCAAGACCCGCGCCAACGCCCCCGCCGAACAGGGCGAAGCCTTCCGCGGGATGGTGGCGCTCGCCAGGGCCAACCCCTTGCTGGGCGCCGAAGTGGCCCGTGTCCTGTGCCAGTACCTGCGCCGGCCGTATCTGCAGGACGAGCACGAAGTGCGCCTGGAGGCGCAACGCCTGCTCGGCGCCCACCTGAACTCCCTGCCGTCCGGCGGCAGGCTCTCGCCGGAGATCGAAGTCGATCTCAGCGGTGCCACCCTCATCGACCTGGACTGGCATGGCTGCACCGTGCCGGAAGCCGCCCGGTTCCGGCAGGCCTACTTCGCCGGTGACACCCGGTTCGACGGCGCCACCTTCCTCGGCGACGCCGAGTTCACCGGCGCCACCTTCCCCCGCGCCCCGTCCTTCCAACACGTCATCATCAACAAGGCCGCGAGGTTCACCACGGTCGTGTTCTACGCCGGAGCGACCTTTTCCGGCGCACTTTTCCGCAACGAGGTGTTCTTCGACGACGACGCCGACGTCGAACTCAGCGACGCCGCGGCAGCGCGCCCGTCAACGCCACTGCGAGGGCGGCGGTGGCCGGCAGGCTGGACGACCGTCCCCGACCACGGCCAGCCGTGGGAAGAACTGACCCGCTGCACACCGGACCGAAGCGAACGCACCGAGCCCGTCTCCCCGCGGCATTGA
- a CDS encoding DUF6190 family protein encodes MAAERYIDASLFMGMHSVNEAVRLACKTFFAERMGQTLVMSLEHVGRCDDLVWRYPRAIQDEYYPFMDNLHTDAAIRRIGYDEKSVRTAQSTPELAGLDLGDRLLLGMVLNGGGELHTVNPRLTGRPELPVRHVASPGTARFPALLETLYERSRVLRVAGQDW; translated from the coding sequence ATGGCGGCTGAGCGGTATATCGACGCGTCGCTGTTCATGGGCATGCACAGCGTCAACGAGGCCGTCCGCCTCGCGTGCAAGACGTTCTTCGCCGAGCGGATGGGGCAGACGTTGGTGATGAGCCTCGAACACGTCGGCCGCTGCGACGACCTGGTGTGGCGGTATCCGAGGGCGATCCAGGACGAGTACTACCCGTTCATGGACAACCTGCACACCGACGCGGCGATCCGCCGGATCGGCTACGACGAGAAGAGTGTCCGGACCGCCCAGTCCACGCCGGAACTGGCCGGGCTCGACCTCGGAGACCGGCTGCTGCTCGGCATGGTGCTCAACGGCGGCGGCGAGCTGCACACGGTCAACCCGCGGCTGACCGGCCGTCCGGAGCTGCCGGTCCGCCACGTCGCGAGCCCCGGGACGGCTCGTTTTCCCGCCCTGTTGGAGACGTTGTACGAGCGGTCCCGCGTCCTTCGCGTCGCAGGTCAGGATTGGTGA
- a CDS encoding response regulator transcription factor translates to MCDEFDALNDRGRTVRILLLDSNWMFRTALRTAIATCVSLDVMAEATTCDDALTEMRTDRPDVVVCTDTSDPEVVIAKFTAALPDWPIRILLLSDQDVPIPRLAGCDTVGLLRRSTGPTEIMSAVRLVAAGYSVMPPATGADVHLPTPADRIGLTPRERDVLRLVAKGQTNAEISALLRLGQSTVKSHVQNLLNKLGARNRVTAAIYAYETGLVQLANPHEE, encoded by the coding sequence ATGTGCGACGAGTTCGATGCCCTGAACGACCGCGGACGTACCGTCCGCATCCTGCTGCTCGACAGCAACTGGATGTTCCGCACGGCCCTGCGGACCGCGATCGCCACCTGCGTCAGCCTGGACGTCATGGCGGAGGCGACCACCTGCGACGACGCGCTGACCGAGATGCGCACCGATCGTCCCGACGTGGTCGTGTGCACCGACACCAGCGACCCCGAGGTGGTGATCGCGAAGTTCACCGCCGCATTACCCGACTGGCCGATCCGCATCCTGCTGCTCAGTGATCAGGACGTCCCGATTCCGCGGCTGGCCGGCTGCGACACCGTCGGCCTGCTGCGCCGCTCCACCGGCCCCACCGAAATCATGTCCGCGGTTCGCCTCGTGGCCGCGGGCTACTCGGTCATGCCGCCCGCGACCGGTGCCGACGTGCACCTCCCGACGCCGGCCGACCGGATCGGCCTCACGCCAAGGGAACGGGACGTGCTGCGCCTGGTCGCCAAGGGCCAGACCAACGCGGAAATCTCGGCCCTGCTCCGGCTCGGGCAGAGCACGGTGAAGTCCCACGTGCAGAACCTGCTGAACAAGCTGGGCGCCCGGAACCGGGTGACCGCCGCGATCTACGCCTACGAAACCGGCCTCGTCCAGCTCGCCAACCCGCACGAAGAATAG
- a CDS encoding alpha/beta hydrolase family protein, producing MRKLRVKTAAAVAALCLLSLSIPAAAATTGLSLPAPTGRDAVGRATLALTDHDRVDPWVPEAGPRQLMVTLYYPAVRGTGGRAPYLDLAEATALAAKYAEVAPQLTAERLAGTRTWSRTDAHPLPGRRPLVLLSPGFTVPRHTLTAMAEDLASRGYVAAAVDHAFESVAAKFPSGVLPCAACRLPDQIGIAPIALNRGVDLSFVLDELRHHPLVDQHRVAVVGHSMGGSAAATTMRADRRVDAGVNLDGAMSPPDPLNRPFLLAGSPELQHHPGGDVDPSWDAVWPRMSGWKRWLAVADAGHYFCTDLELLVQQADVDLTMPLDPARGLHLTRTYVAAFVDQHLRGIPQRLLTGPAPEFPEITFHRP from the coding sequence ATGCGAAAGCTTCGCGTCAAAACAGCCGCGGCGGTCGCCGCGCTCTGCCTGCTTTCCTTGTCCATCCCCGCCGCCGCGGCCACTACGGGACTGTCGCTGCCCGCACCCACCGGACGTGACGCAGTCGGGCGTGCCACGCTCGCCCTCACCGACCACGATCGTGTCGATCCCTGGGTGCCCGAAGCCGGGCCACGACAGCTCATGGTCACCCTGTACTACCCGGCCGTGCGGGGCACCGGCGGCCGCGCTCCCTATCTGGACCTGGCCGAGGCCACCGCGCTCGCGGCCAAGTACGCCGAGGTCGCTCCGCAGCTCACCGCCGAACGACTGGCCGGCACCCGTACCTGGTCGCGTACCGACGCCCATCCGCTGCCCGGCCGTCGCCCGCTCGTCCTGCTTTCGCCCGGCTTCACCGTTCCCCGCCACACCCTCACCGCCATGGCCGAAGATCTCGCGTCCCGCGGCTACGTCGCCGCCGCGGTCGACCACGCCTTCGAGTCCGTCGCCGCGAAGTTCCCCAGCGGGGTCCTTCCCTGCGCGGCCTGCCGGCTACCCGACCAGATCGGTATCGCCCCGATCGCGCTCAACCGGGGCGTCGACCTGTCGTTCGTGCTCGACGAGCTCCGCCACCACCCGCTGGTCGACCAGCACCGCGTCGCGGTCGTGGGGCACTCCATGGGCGGGAGTGCCGCGGCCACCACGATGCGCGCCGACCGTCGCGTCGACGCCGGAGTGAACCTCGATGGAGCGATGTCGCCGCCCGATCCGCTCAACCGCCCGTTCCTCCTGGCCGGCAGTCCCGAACTTCAGCATCACCCCGGCGGCGACGTCGATCCGTCCTGGGACGCGGTGTGGCCCCGCATGTCCGGCTGGAAGCGCTGGCTCGCCGTCGCCGACGCCGGCCATTACTTCTGCACCGACCTGGAACTGCTCGTCCAGCAGGCCGATGTCGACCTGACGATGCCGCTCGACCCCGCCCGCGGCCTCCATCTGACCCGCACCTACGTCGCCGCGTTCGTGGACCAGCACCTGCGCGGCATCCCGCAGCGACTGCTCACCGGCCCGGCCCCCGAGTTCCCGGAGATCACCTTCCACCGGCCATAA
- a CDS encoding Fic family protein — protein sequence MNDKNPVTGVWDRTGDLSGFPVAIQREGAWVPRPLPSDLPLRSETHRALAAAEQALGRLDEAAQRLPDRAALERHTMLREAQSSAAWENMPLALMEVLLAELPGAKAPRAEVAPVLRYLEASTQAFDAVRAGRRVDMDLLGKTSRLLLAPTADDADGEAGKTADGGFWRTTQSWVGGRTRDTAALLHTSPGPHLRAVMAQWEEWVADHCVLPLVGKIAIGHHQLEVIHPFGGGNGYVSRLYASLELVRAGALRDQVLPLSVWLDRNRDVYHAQLRHAIDTESFEEFIRFFAGGVREACLGQIELIRRMDAVRAKHKELISRAGNASRVAEGLIAMPVTNHRDIAKRFGMSVKNATEVARQLQHAGLLTVHGGKNYNKVFVCQDVLDLFTLNDPIPPRGDREVFRGRTS from the coding sequence ATGAACGATAAGAACCCCGTGACCGGGGTGTGGGATCGCACTGGGGACCTGTCCGGGTTTCCGGTGGCGATTCAGCGTGAAGGGGCCTGGGTCCCGCGGCCCCTGCCCTCGGACCTGCCGTTGCGGTCGGAGACGCATCGGGCGCTGGCCGCCGCGGAACAGGCGTTGGGGCGGTTGGACGAGGCAGCGCAGCGGCTGCCGGACCGGGCCGCCCTGGAGCGGCACACGATGTTGCGGGAGGCGCAGAGTTCGGCCGCCTGGGAGAACATGCCGCTGGCCCTGATGGAGGTGCTGCTCGCCGAGTTGCCCGGAGCGAAGGCGCCCAGGGCCGAGGTGGCGCCGGTGCTGCGGTATCTGGAGGCCAGCACCCAGGCGTTCGACGCGGTCCGGGCCGGACGGCGGGTCGATATGGATCTGCTGGGCAAGACCAGCCGGCTTCTCCTCGCCCCGACGGCGGACGACGCCGACGGGGAGGCTGGGAAGACAGCAGACGGCGGTTTCTGGCGGACGACCCAGAGCTGGGTCGGCGGGCGCACCAGGGACACCGCGGCGCTGCTGCACACCTCGCCCGGCCCGCATCTGCGCGCGGTGATGGCGCAGTGGGAGGAATGGGTGGCCGACCACTGCGTGCTGCCGCTGGTCGGCAAGATCGCGATCGGCCATCACCAGCTCGAGGTGATCCATCCGTTCGGCGGTGGCAACGGCTATGTCTCCCGCCTGTATGCCAGCCTCGAACTCGTGCGCGCCGGGGCGCTGCGGGATCAGGTGCTGCCGTTGTCGGTGTGGCTGGACCGCAACCGGGACGTCTACCACGCGCAGCTGCGGCACGCCATCGACACCGAGAGCTTCGAGGAGTTCATCAGGTTCTTCGCCGGCGGAGTCCGGGAAGCCTGCCTCGGCCAGATCGAGCTGATCCGGCGGATGGACGCGGTGCGCGCCAAGCACAAGGAGCTGATCAGCCGGGCCGGGAACGCGTCCCGCGTCGCCGAGGGGTTGATCGCGATGCCGGTGACCAACCACCGCGACATCGCCAAACGCTTCGGGATGTCGGTGAAGAACGCCACCGAGGTCGCCCGGCAGCTGCAGCACGCCGGGCTGCTCACCGTGCACGGTGGCAAGAACTACAACAAGGTGTTCGTCTGCCAGGACGTGCTCGATCTGTTCACCCTCAACGATCCCATCCCGCCTCGCGGTGACCGCGAGGTCTTCCGCGGCCGCACCTCGTAG